The DNA region TCAAGTTCTGAGTCATATATCCAACAGATATTCCAAATAAGCAAATGGGTATTGGAAAAAATAGGAGATCTCAACTTCCCAGTTCATATATCCAAACAAACATTAAAAACTCAACAGAGTGAAAGGCACACGATTATCCTCGAAAAGCCACACAGATACCTACGCATATGCATATTTAAGGATATCCAGACGGGAGGAAGGGTACCTTTTCTGGTCGTCATGGCGGCGACAGACAAAGAAAGAAGTATGGAAGCGGCATGAGGAAGGGGTATTAGATGAAGGAGTATAGGTTTGATTGCATCTCCTGCATAGTTTCTTCTCCTGCTGTGTCTGGTTCTCTTTCTCCATTGCCCTTCGTTTGTGAGAGGACGTGTTCTCACTGTACGTAgcttttgtattctttttttaagtaGTTTTTGTAATCTTATTTCCTGAAAAAgagacaaaataaaaaacatttctcttataattattattagcaaaattcttttaattattctCATAcactacatataatatataatttttttttattttcttttcttaccaaatgttCACTAGTTGTTAAATTAGTTGAGTCTATCTTAAGAATTTGCAGGAAACTATATCATATTGCAATACACATTTGACGTGGAAGCATTTCGCAtcatatatgttaaaaaattattggtatttttttttttatatatttgaaaatgggGGTTTTGAACtccatatttttcatattttctttttgaaggTTAAGGGTAATGCCAATCAGGCACAAGTCCTTTTTAAAACTGTAATAGATCTTGAAACAAATGGCCGATGTGTGTATAACAAAATTCATTCCACATATATCAATTATACTTtttgttgtccagatgactaacaaaagagggggagtgaattgagttatattaaaaaaaaataattataaatcaaatatataatataaaatataaacaaaatatgaaataacaataaatataaagagtaagggtaagagagaagcaaactcagtatgttaacggggttcggccccactgcctacgtcctcgcctcaagctatctcttgaagattctcaaattcactattcaacctccttcaggtggagatagaaatctattacacctttgaacaacaccgctacaaaggatctgtgcagaacaccctctacacttgcaatcaccttacacatggtgaatcaactattctccgtgtaaaacactttttacatgcacaagggttataaacaccctttttctgatacaagagctgatagtgagtaggttatcagaaaacactcctcaatgagtgaaataagaacaatacagcgcaaactatatatctcaaaatgaataaggattaaggctcaatgcttagagaagagagaatgaaagttttgaatgaatattgtatactctggatgttgtaaatgtgaagctctcaaatgatctatttataagcatatgagacctcatattcaaatttaaaaagattcacatgtcaaagacaatatcattcactttttttaaaaaaatcaaataaaaggttcttctttttcaattgtcaaagacaacatcattcatttttcaaaaatttcaaacctaattttttacttttggcatatgacaaaaggagcacactttacttttcaaatatttcaaacaaaatcatctaccttttgcataagtcaaaaaaatcatcaatcacttttgaaaatattcaaataaaacatgcacatgtgaaagatgacaatcaatcgtctttaatattttcaaagttcaaccctttaatcaaggtatgcacatgtgaaagatgacaatcaatcatctttcaaaattttcaaatttaattttctaaatattcatgcacatgtggaaaatgtattttaatgctttatgataaaatattaattttaagccttaatcctaatttcaaatttttaagagatttacaacattactttataactttaatgtgaacttgttcccttcttactcatgcttgtttccttgatgtgcttgactccattatgtagacaacttgaccttgagacttctttattctttgaattcatttgttatcatcaaaatccatgtgtagatatataattacaaaaaacttgaaactttaggttcaacaatctccccctttttgatgatgacaaatacttaatagaacctgaaagctgtattaatacttaagttccccctgagaatgtgcgttagtttttcaagcaaaagtataaatataattctaagcatatataataagtttagcaattcaaacaatgttaatgttctagtctaacacttctcccccttttggcattaTTAAAAAGGAttcgcaacaagtaaatggactgaagaaaacggtgcgttaatagaaactgtagatagttgaataaaattggatccgtccgtgacccgacaagtgtggctggagatttgaaaaaaatcgcccgatgttgttgacaaacgagattgaaagcttcgagtttctaaaaaatgtcattttcaccgatcggaaaaaaatcacattactctttgacttggatgatagctcgtctggttctttatgctatctctataaaatcagtcttaaagttcatccaattcgCATCAAGtttcattctcatctctataactcatttgcattctttcaacattctcgttttaagccttctattctattctcaatggctcattcttctaatatttctctagatccattcATGAaacattctgcacctcaacctcctgtcctttttgcagctgccattggtgtcatgttgcagcaagaaaataataatctgactaataagtcagatctgatgctatttatgacttggtgagtcttgggactcgctactcttcctctattgttgctttttttcAGCGGCTATAAGccagaaatcatgaagttgaaaaacttaaagaacaaatattgtacttcaacgaattgttcaagagtctcacacaagggaaggaattattcggcagaagaataaacagttgaaatttttattagattcttcatttcgcttgccggttcccatggataagaatgacatgatattgtatgaagagaatgagcgtcccaaacatgaggctaagaatcttaagtttatgtaaaagtatttaaaaaatttatttatatttttattgactctgctctatcttttaagagatattcatagcatgcatcatacctatttctcttctgatcatacataatctatcttctggtaaaggttttatgaaaatatctgctaactgattgtgtgtgtttgtgaactctagtactatatcccctttttgcacatgatctcgaagaaaatgatatcttatttcaatatgcttaattctagaatgttgttttggattttttgaaagattcatagcacttgtattatcacatttgattaaaATGTGATTaaacatgagtttaaaatcttcaagttgttgcttcatgtagagaattTGAGCACAATAACTACTCGCAACAACATATTCtgtctcagcagtagatagtgcaacagaattttatgttttactaaaccaggaaactagtgcatgacctaagaaatgacatgttcTACTAGTGctttttgatctattttacagccagcataatctgtatctgtgtaactgattagatcaaaagatgtgtgcttagggtaccataaccctaggttaattgtaccactaagatatctaagaatgcactTAATTGCAattaaatgtaattcttttggagatgattgaaagcttgcacataagcacacactaaacataatatctggtctactggctgttaaatataataagctaccaatcatacctcgatatatcttcgagtcaactggcttaccggattcatctttatcaagtttagttgatgggctcattggtgttccaatttccttagcattttccatcccaaactttttcagtaattccttaatatattttgattgattgatgaatgtcccactttttacttgcttaatttgcaatctgagaaagaatgtaagttctcccatcatgctcatctcaaattcttcctgcatagtcttagcaaaaacttgacacatattttcattagtagcaccgaatattatatcatcaacataaatctgaatcaaaagaatatcatcatttttatatttaatgaaaagagttgtatcgatttttcttcttgaaaaatatttttcaatcaagaaaccactgagtctctcgtaccaagctctaggaacttgtttaagtccatatagtgcttttgtgagtttgaaaacatgatttgggaaaatatgattttcaaaatctggaagttgctcaacatatacctcttcatttataaaaccatttaagaaagcacttttaacatccatttgaaaaagtttgaaatctttataacaagcatatgcaagtagcatttgaatagcttataatcttgcgactggtgtatatgtctcatcataatcaattccttcttcttgattaaaaccttggctacaagttgagccttatttctagtaatgactccggactcatcttttttatttctaaaaacccattttgttccaataatagtatgatttttgagtTTAGGAACAattgtccaaacatcatttctttcaaattgattcaactcttcttgcatagctagaatccaagattcatcgagaagtgcatcatcaatatttttgggttcaatctgagatagaaaagcagtataattataaatatttctaagagatgattgaGTACTTACGCTTCGtaaaggttctcccaaaatttgttccactggatgatctttcacaaatttccactgtttggttgcatcttgtattaaatt from Carya illinoinensis cultivar Pawnee chromosome 6, C.illinoinensisPawnee_v1, whole genome shotgun sequence includes:
- the LOC122312871 gene encoding uncharacterized protein LOC122312871; translation: MEKENQTQQEKKLCRRCNQTYTPSSNTPSSCRFHTSFFVCRRHDDQKRYYELGPNDPPYAAKFYDCCGAEDPEASGCTTSFHVSYDDDD